TACGACGCCACCGAAGACGACCTAGTCTACACGTACTACGCCGGGGGAGAGTGGCACCGCGAGGTGGTGGATTCGGTGGGCGGCGTGAAACTTTACGCTTCGCTGACGCTGGACTCCTACGACAGGCCGCACATCTCGTACAACAACGACACCCTCGGCGCCGTCATGTACGCCAGGCCGGTCAACGAATTCTTCCACCTGGTATGGCCCGAGAGGGACGAGTTGGTGGAAGGCCCTTCCCTGACGCTGAACTGGCAGGACCATGAGATTCCCGACCTGGACAGCTACACGCTCCTGTGGGCGCGGAACCCGGATTTCAACGATTACGAGGAGATCACCGGGATTGAGGAATCGGAGTATCTGCTGGAGGGCCTGGAGGACGGCGACCGCATCTGGTGGCGGGTGAAATCGGTGGACGAGTCGGAGGACGAGCAATGGGCCGAGGAGATGGATTGGTTCTTCGACGTGGAGCTGGGCGGCGGGGTGGATATCGTTGACATGGGCGCGAAGCCGACCGACGCGGGCGTGTTAGTCAACTGGCGCTTCGAGGGGGGCGAGCCCGTCGGGATGGAAATATGGCGGAGCGATGACGGTGGTGAACCGGTCGCGCTTCCCGGCGGACCGCTGCCCGGTTCCGCCTCCCGCTACCTGGATCGGAAGGTTACACCGGGCGTCGAGTATATTTACCGGCTGGAGGTCACGGAGGCCGACGGGACGGTGACGCGGTTCGGACCGACGGAGGCGGTGAAGATTTCCCTACCGGACATCGAGCTGACGCTTGCCGCCTTCCCCAATCCTGCGACTGATACCGTCACGATTCGCTGCGACCTGCCCGAAGACGGCCGGGTGGAGCTGGCGGTCTTCGATCTCGCCGGTCGGCGCGTGGCGACGCTGGTGGAGGGGGAGGTCGCCGCCGGCAGGCACGAGGCGGTCTGGGATTGCGCCGACGTGAAACCTGGCGTATACCTCTGCCGGCTGGAGACGACGGGGGGTAACTCGACCGAACGCCTGGTCGTCACTCGATAGAATCGTCCGGGTATATGGGTGCATATTAAAATGGGGGATGACTTTCCGGTCATCCCCCCGTCCGCCCTCCGGTTTAAAAAGACCGGCGCCGGGTCTTCGGTTTCCCGGTCGGCGGCTCTTTTTTTCTAACCGGGCAACGCCCGTCTCACCGGTCGGCGTGATTCGGAATCAGTCGGGTATAGGTCGGAATAATTGAACAGGGGATGACCTTTACGATCCTCCCCCGTTTGCACTCTAGTTCTCAGAGACCGGCGTTAAGCCTTCGGCTTCTTTGTGGTCTTTTTCTTGCCGGGCATCAAGCACCTCCCTTCGATTGTGGGTGGTGATGGGAACGAATACTTTATGGCTAAAGTATAGACGGTTTCGCAAAAAATTCAAGAAAAAAATTATTCAACCAAGATTATATATTTCAACTAGTTACATAGATTTACCCTTCAACGTTCCGATTTTTTTCGAGACCGCGGAAGACCTCCAGCCGGGGGGTATAGGCGTAAAACAAGGGTATACCTTTCACAAGCCGAATGGCCCCCCGCCGACCGCCCGCGCGACCGAGGAATTTTTTTCCGCCGCTCGGGAAACATCGGATCGCGTGACCCGATTTACTTAAAAAAACCCCGCGAGCGGCGCCCGGTGGTCGGCCCCGCCGCCCCGACGGCCGAGGCACTCCACGAACGCAAAAGCGGGTGAGGCCCAATCTGGTATAATAACCGTCGCCCTTTTCACCCGGACGCCGCCGTGACCTATCCCGAAAAACCTTTGGCGCTGGACCCGGGAAATCTCAGCCGCTTCATCGCACGCGTGAAGGACCCGGACACGCATTTCGCCGTTTCGCTGGGATCGGGGGCGACGCTGGCGCTGGCCTCCAGCCTCTCGATTCTGCAGACGCTGGACGACCTGGGCCTGCGGGGTCACGTGGACGAGGTGTGGGGAGCCTCCTCGGGGGCGCTCGCCGCGGGGCTCTGGTGCTCGGGGACGCCCGTGGCGGAGGTGATGGCGCTCCTGCGGCGGTTGCGACGCCGCGACCTGGTGGACGTGGCCTGGGGGCACATCCTCAAGGGGCTCTTCACCCGGAGGTGGGACCTGGACCTGGCCGACGGTCTCGTGAACGGCCGGGCGCTCATCGGCCGGGTGAGGGGTCTCCTGCGCGTCGAGCTGGTGGAGGACTGCCCGGTCCGCTTGAGGATACTCCTGG
The genomic region above belongs to bacterium and contains:
- a CDS encoding T9SS type A sorting domain-containing protein, with translation MNKILVILAALALTAPLAAEEWHKEALDTLDTSNDTCLVLDGLGHPRIVYIASSDLKYACWDGADWSYVTIYHSSSLTGLLDLVLDDDEYPHIAYCTFRVADSLTSYYYTYFDENGQHFCPIFETSFAAQYISLDLAADRTPHVSLGYMPYCYAYWDGELWYLERAPGFGDIAFDGAGRPTVATCWTNDELTLAVRESGGWTEETVDADVSSKMASLAYDSLNHPHISYYDSDADDLRYAYHDGSAWHVEILDTEGDVGNYNSLALDSDDLPHIAYYDATEDDLVYTYYAGGEWHREVVDSVGGVKLYASLTLDSYDRPHISYNNDTLGAVMYARPVNEFFHLVWPERDELVEGPSLTLNWQDHEIPDLDSYTLLWARNPDFNDYEEITGIEESEYLLEGLEDGDRIWWRVKSVDESEDEQWAEEMDWFFDVELGGGVDIVDMGAKPTDAGVLVNWRFEGGEPVGMEIWRSDDGGEPVALPGGPLPGSASRYLDRKVTPGVEYIYRLEVTEADGTVTRFGPTEAVKISLPDIELTLAAFPNPATDTVTIRCDLPEDGRVELAVFDLAGRRVATLVEGEVAAGRHEAVWDCADVKPGVYLCRLETTGGNSTERLVVTR